The window AAGTGAACAAAATCACCAAGAGAAGGCATAAAGAGGTccaattttttaagtaagtgtGATTCATTCATTggcatttattgattttagcaAATACTATTAACATTGTGTATCATGTTCCACTTTGTAAGGGCTTCAAATGAATATGTTTCACAGTCTTACTGTTTATCAAATATCTTCATATACTTGAATCCATATATGTTTAGTAATTAGGTTTGTAATTAGAcccttaatattataaaatctcATTGTCACTGATCCCTCATCATGTTGTCTTTTGTTAGAGCTCAGAAAGGTCATTCTTCACTTCCGTCTATAATGTGCGATGCCAATGATAATTCTTTTCaaggaacagaaaatattgtgccagcttttgccaaactttttcagaatgcctataaagatccaatcaacctcgcagaaacctatcctccttctaattcctcagacctcattgacattcttccatcaattaccactgaggaaattattgctgctagtcGGAGGCTAAAAAACATGTTGACAGCCGATCCAGATGGTGTTCCAAGTTTTGTGGCTAAAGACTGCATGTTCCTTTgtcagcctttatgtcatatttttaaccttattttgaaaactggcaaatttccaggcatctggaaatgtgctaaagtaataccaattcacaaaaaaaagacaatattaaagatctaggggttgtatttgatgataggctcacatttgtgccacatattgaacagacagtgacCTCCTCATTGATacttctgggttttgtcattcgaaatagccgactcaataaaactattgtactttttctttgttagatcaagactggaatacggttcccgtatatcaaatgtgcagaatttttaattcagtatcatcaacctgtgacatatttgtatgctccataaaggaactagttttgtctctgacaaaccaatagttaccataattccttttctcttccttttttcccttgtcccatgaatccctttctttgttcattctaatgttaatctacatctcctttaattttgatacatacatgatgttactataataatttaagttttccttatttttctttcttgttgttatttaatttatagtaatttaatacttgtttacactttcaaaacattaattgtagattttcctgtaactgggctttgcctgttggaaataaactgctaaataaataaattctgatcaatattatttcttttaacaaatttcaaatAGGTAGTTCATAAATTTACAATTGTAACAATTTGTAAAACTGTGCAAGGGCATTGTTACCAAGGGTATATAGCATTCACAGTGTGTAATCTTAaccaaaacaaagaaaaagaaaatgaattaCATTTTCAGCCTCAGAATTTAAATACATACCATTGAGAGATTTACAAATACACCAgcaacaaatatatattatctatttattataaaaaataatttgtaataagTTTTTCCAATTGAGTCCATGTGTTTAATGACTTCTGTAGGGCCGTAGTGACCAGGGGATGCTCCTCCCCCATTAACTATTATAAGGGGCACAAAATTTGCTGCCCGTTACAGaagtatttaaagattttaaaaatgagatttaagcttaagagcatttttttaaatttttaacacaattCTAACTTTATTCAAATTGCTTCTAAGGTAGGCATAAACGCTGAAGACGATTTTAAGAAATATCATAGGCGAAGATTAATACCCAAATGGTTAGATGAAAATAATCAAACTCAAGCAGATTTTGACTTGTAcacattttatagaaaagaatttaaaagCGTTATGGATacttttataaacaaaattaggGCATCAATTGAACATATTGTTTCCAATTTGTCAccctttttcaaaatctttaatttcCCTTTCACATCAATTGAAGACCACAGGGGAAAAAGGATGAGGgtccaaaaaacgaaaaattgaGATAGACACGCCAAATCGCGGAAAAAATCCAGTATTTTACGTCTATTATACCGTACCGAGGAAAACAAATGAGATGACCATATAAGGTGCGTTTTGGTATATGCCATACAGGGGAAAAAAGATGATGGTCCACTcgatttatacatatttttgtcTGCTTCACGTGTTTTTCACGGAATTTTTAAGATGGCTGAGTGTGAATCTTCAAGCGTTACTAAAAAAAGGCCAAAATTAGGTCGCGTTTTTGACTCGTACTAAGATTGCTAACTAAGATTGCAAACACATGAAACTGGTAGCAGTTGTAATTTCAATGTTAAAATGTTTTGAAGTAATTGGTGTTCAAGACCGTTTGGcgattattaaaaactttaatgaaataaaatcctATAATGAGCAGACCTTATACTTGGCAGGTCTCATTTCGCATGAGCCAGTTAAAAGACGGCGCCAAAGAAAAGCTAACGATGAAGATGTAGTTTATCACTCATTCTCCTACAAATATAAGGTAAGTTGTATTATTGTTCTAGCTCATTACTTGTTTTACAGTAGTTAAGCTTTCAAGGTTCGAGTAATGCGAGATAATGGAGCCAAAGAGATTCCTGTTTGCTACAAAACAATGCTGTCGTTACATGGAATATCAGCGAAGCGTATTCAAAACATCCAGCAAAAGCTTGTTAAAGATGGACATGTTGGTGAAGATGGTCTTGGTCGACATTCCAATCGACCAAACAAGTTACACCAAGAAACCACTAATGCTGTCTTTGCTCATATTCGATCATTTAAAGGTAGACAGTCACACTATTAACTTTACGAAAAAAAACCTACCTACCAGGAGGAGTTAAACATTAAGAAAATGTTCCAAATGTTTAATGAATTATATCCGACTAGATCAATTTCATATGAGTCATATCGTTCTATCTTTGtaaacaaatttaacattagtTTCAGTTACCCACGCAGTGACACATGCAGCAGTTGCGATGaatataaagcaaaaattgCAGATCCTTCACAGGCTTCAAACCTTGCTACATTACATGTGACAAATCAACTTCACCTTAAGAAGGCAGAGGCTTTTTATCAAAGAAAATGATCCGAACGCAAAAGAGCTCAACAACACCGCCATATTGAAGCTATTGCTATGGATTATCAAAAAAACTTGCCACTGCCAAACATTAGCACTAATGACGTATACTACAAACGACAGTTATCCTTctacttatttaatattcacgTTTTAGCCAGTGGTGAGCATTTTTTTATACGTACACAGAAACCGCCGCAAAAAAAGGAGCAGACGAAGTTGCTTCTATGCTGTTTAATTACATACTCAATGAATTGAATCTCGAAGTTCAAGAACTTTCGAACAAGAGATTTTTCGAAGCTGGACTGATCATTTAACAATGTACAATATGTAACAAAATGTCTCTTTGAAACCCGCCCAATCAGAGAACTGCTCATAAAAAAGAAGAGCCCAGAATGATCGATCATCGTGATTCGTACAATGGAGGCTTTATTTCAAGCGTCGTAgtgcctacaaaaaaaaactaggaaCTACCAAAAAAGGAAAAGCGAGGGAATAAGCAGCCaaaggcaaattaaaaaatgcagacAATATAGTTGGTATATTAGATCTACCTTCAGGACAATTTGAACTTCCAAATTTCAAATATGAAAACAGGATTCCCATCAATGCTAAGAAATACCAAAACCTGCAGGATTTAAAACGTTTTTGTAGTGTCGAAGCTCAACTttactttgaaaatttaaatgtaactgaataaaaaatttttggaccCATCttttttttcctgattttgtgtacataaccataataaaaattttttctagatgcttatgttaaaaaaatagtagttttaaactcttttagtaaaaacatatacacaagcctacctttaaaaaaaaaatcttccaaaaAGAGTTAAgctataagaaaataaaaggtttttaaatttaaaatctgttttgcACAAAACTTTGGATTTGTGACCTTCATCCTTTTTCGCCTGTAGTCTTCAATTATTGATTAAAGATGTAGAGGCATTAGTTGATATGATTCTTCCAAACTTACCTAAACCGGATGTTGTATGCTCTATATTCTGAATTAGAGGTTTTATTTACTATGTGTTCTCAAGCTTCGCGTCTTTAAGttgtaatacaaattttaacaacaaaatataaaatgttaaaactagCAACTTATGTCATCCAATTCATTGTCACTGCTGGTTACGGAACTGCTTCAAGTGAAAGATGTTTCAGTCAACTTaagattgttaaaaattttcttagaaCAACCATGGATGACGATAGATTGAAtgacttaatattattaaaatgtgaGAAAAAATTAGCAGAAACAATAGATTTTACAGAGCTAATTAGCTCCTGGACAAAACTTAAGGAATGTAGAATTAAAATAAGCTAAATCtatttaccttatttttaaattaagggtatacaatatttttttctaatgctTACTACATACCGATACTTACTTAATGATCCTCCAGTAATAACTCTAAATATATGTACCTATTATTAGTCTTACGTCATAAAGGTATTCTCCTGTTGCCcgaaaaatcttattaaaaattttatgtacttACAATAATTAATACACTCAGATTTTAATTTCTGTATTTGTATTACGTATTTTTGGTTTCtgatttttacctttaaaatatACTAATTTTCATATTGATGAGTTTTATATTAAGCCTTAACTAAGGAAAAGGCTGTCATTAGTATGAGTatagttcaactgcctggaatgtttgcattaattattttattttatttgtaattaccGGTAGTCAAACAGCTTAAACACAATCACcttgaattgaaaaaaaggaTTTACGACTATATAGTCTCTGTAATTCCTgaatattttgtcaaaatccaggcagttgaggtaattcctAGACATGCGTTCAACTgcttaaaatttgttattttattttacattatacATCTTAGTACCCTTTATATAtgatgttattttatttgtaattctagGCAGTCAAACAGCTTAGTCTCAAATGCccgaatttgaaaaataaaaaggatttaCGATTATAATAGCCCCTATATGTATATGTAGgcatattaaacataaaaaatatcgacttaaaaaaatgtattaacctAACATAAAGAGACTTAGCTATGGCCCTGGACTTCTTGTAAACTATTAGGTGCTGTTGCAGCTTAAAATAAGAAACTACACtgagaaaaaagtttttatattatttcacgtttgtctaaaaaatttcgCCCAAGAGAAAAATTAAACCTTTGAAAGCTCACCCCTTCTGGCCAGAATGACATAAGAATTTGTAGTAGTACGTGCAATACAATTGTATCAAACCTGATTAtcactcaaaaatatatatatactaaaaataagaaaccaaataaattttacaatttgtcaaTGTCATATTGACAAAGTTCAGAGTCAAGAATCTTTAATCTTTtaccatttattaataaaaaccttaTCTACTTGTAACTGAATGGGTAAGGTCTAACTAtgaaaatgttttcttaaaGTTTCCAGATTAACTATCCAGTAGTCTGATGTAGCCTAGTTATAATTACTAGTATATGCGCTAATATTATTTATGGATAGAATAAAAGAatagatacattttaatattactttttataaatttaatctatattaatataatttgttttatgagctctcaaattttttgttaaataattattgtattgaaaaacactaactttgtaacaatactgttaaattttaagttatatatttAAGTTTGACTTAGTGTGATACAATGTTTTAAGAACTATACTGAAATTTATCCATAAggacatatttatttttaaagcccAGCATTCACCATTTTAGGActcattttattactttttgtacTTATTCTTATTAAACTAATTGGTCTATAGTTACCCATGGAGTCTCGAGAACCCAATTTAAAAATAGGCGTAATTTTACTGAATTGTAAAAGTCTTGTTAACCTGTCCtataagtcaaagtcaaaatatactttatttgctaagtttacaaatttgtgctaaaagcttcctaatcctagaatttataatacaagtatttatttgtttaaacaggatacaggacaaaaacataatacagaatggattttgattgtacatagaagcatattttatataaacaaagaaaaaaccaaaaaagaagaaaagaaaagacaagaaccaacataaaacaagaataataaaatataataaaataaacaaatatataattaattttaaatattaaaataagtcgttaaaatactcttcaatgctgtagtaagcttttggtaagattcatttctttagttctctcctaaactttttaaggtctgtaacagtcctaatcgaaaaaggaatatgattaaatattttacgactaataaatccatactgattaggggacagcaAATTGTATTTGatcaaaaaagagacaattctcttttttgcaagccactcaagaaccttggagagggtagacaaaattgatatgggacggaagttagagggtcggtccaagcttccacccttatgaagagggataatcatagcttcctttaaacaggatgggaactcgccctgaagaaataactgattgattgcccaaaccaaagcacctaaagcgctcgcaggcagaagtgacagtagacgtgaagagataccatcggaacccgaaaacctatgattcttcaagcactgaattgtttcaaggacctcggtggcatctacagcgtggaaaaagaatgattggttgatagcattccgattaagataTAACGATGGATCGCCGTCACTAGGAACTGCTTCCGGTAACTTCttagcaatattagaaaaatagtcattgaaatcaCCGGGCCCCAAGTCCGATTCAACCAACCGCCGACGAGAAGACTGCCTACATTCGTTAATCATTAACCAACTTTCCTTCTGTCTGTTACCAGACGAATCTAAGCGCTCATTGTAATACAGTTCCTTTCTAACTTTTATCAGATGCCTATAAATTTTCcgataatcctgaaaataagacctgatgaattgattgtctatagatttgcgaagtcttgctaagcatcgcaaattttgttcaaatgtttttagtcccgcggtgatccatggttttcgtctcttggatttaagtctaaccaagggaaagcagatatttatcacgtaatgtataataaaagaaaaaaatggttgtGGAGCAGCCCGAATTGCTTTCCAGTTAACAGACGAAAtggattgagaaaataaattcaaattgttcccACTAAACACTCTCCCAATGCGGCGGCcagatttgtttttcaagtcaCCAGAGAATTGGACATACACCCCCTCGTGATCCGATATACCCACTGAGTGCACTGAACAGGTAACACCGTCCAAATTACTgcagaaataatcaatagtggTCGATGAAGAGGACGAAATACGAGGGTGCATTAACATGCATGGTGAGTGCAAATGATTTGAAGATTCCATCAAGAGAATTTCTTTGCGGTAAGGAAAcctctgaataattaatattaaaatgtccAGCCAAGATAACACGCGAGTGAATAGGGAGCTGGGACAGAAGACAATCTAACCTGTCAAGAAACACAAATATACAAACAGGGCGGTATATACAAATAacgtacatattaaaaaatttacaaaaacacaccGAACACTCAAAAACCCGTTCAACTGAGGCATCACCATCAACAGTACAGAAAAAGCTTTGAAAATGTCTCCTTATTAGAATAGCAGTCCCTCCATGCATAGAGTTTTGTCTATAATAAACTGACAGTGGTACATACTcatcaatacaaaaacattcattaggtctaagccaatgttctgttaatataacaatgtcaggaaaattaaaattagcaagcAGAAGTTGAAGCTCATCCACCTTATTCCGAAgggattgaatatttaataaaaatgcactaCAATGCTTTATTTTGATATTGCAGTTGAATGAAAGGGAGCTTCAACCTCTACGGTCTCATCTATAAAAAAGAGTCAGAACCAGTCACACGCTCAGACGCAGTTCATACGCTTTCGACAAAATTAGGTGATCTATTTAGTTTTAGATGCTTAGATTTATGCAGtgggtttagaaaatatttttttatgtggccATGTAATATACAAGCCAAATCAGCAAAATGATTAGCATAATTTCATTCAAGTATTCGACTTAGGTCAATGTTGTTTTTATGGAAAGCTTTATATAATAACAGAATACTATTATATATAACACTGCAACTTGGACAACTTGGGGCAGCAAAACAAGGGCTTGTCATAACGACGAGGAAAGTAGTGTTTTTACAGGGAATGATAAAATCGTTAATAATAGATGTAGGAGAATATGTTCCGTTCAACCACAAGATCACCAAATCGTTCTTGGTAAAATTGGAAGCAAAAGCTGAAGCAGTTAGTACCAAATCACGAGTCAAGCAACCaggttttagaaaatattgaatgttGTACACATGTCCCATTTTGTTACGTAAAAGCTTAAGAAACAATCTATTACATTTTCCAGCTACAAACAGAAGCTCTGGACgaaaagctttttttttctgcttctaAAACTCTTATAGAAGTTACCATCCCTTCATTAATAGAAGAATACTCATCAACATCTCTTTGTAGCAAAGAAATTTGATGTTTATATGCAAGACTCTCGTTTTCTATAGCGTGAATGTTGGTAATTAGGTCCTTATTTAAATCCGTTAATTTGTCCATTTTGAGTGAAAGGTCCATTTTTTCCTGTTCCAGAGACTTTACCAACAAATTCAGATCATGTTCCTTAGTCTTAAAATTGTCAATCTCGTAACTAAgttcatcattttttttattgagaataTCAAGTGTCGATGAAAACTTTCTTTCCGCTTCAAATAGTTCATCCTCAAAAACCAGACTATTTCTACGAATTCTCTCTAGGTGTCTATCCTTTTCCCTAAGTTCCTCCATCATACTCTCACTTTTCTCTTCATAGGCCCTAGTTTGAcctttttcttcattaaaagTTGTCTGACATCTTTCCGTACACAAAATTTTATAGCCTCCCAACCTTATAACCTCAGATTGTCGCTCGAGGCAACTAGGGTGATAGATTGAGTTGCAGGCTACGcaacagtaatttaaaaaatccttatttttaCAGCACTTAAAGCTACGATTCAtcttataaaactaatatttctaAGAATTTAAATGTGCTGCTAAAACCTGAATTTCCCTAAATCCTAATTATAATGTGAAAATGTAAACATAAATACTGAAATGTcaacagaaacaaaaataataacaatacatGCCTTAGATAGTCCATAAAGATTTAGTTCAGTCTTTATCTAGTgaataatgttaaaaatgccTAGTGGATCCCAGGTGCGAGAATAACAATGGAAATACCATCAATTGTTAGCAGAACTGGGCAGAGCAGCCGTTTAAAAGTTGAAGtggaatttctttatttgagGCTCCCTGTATTGAGAAGCACTCCTCTCGTTTTCGTAgtcatcttcaaaaaaaaatttcccataTGATGATATAACATTTACTATGAGCGGGCTactttaaaccataaaaatgtgaCCAAATAGTGGAGCCTTGGAACATACGTCTAGTATGTGAACGTTTTTGTGCGCAAGCTGAATTATAATCAAACTGGGACTCAAAATGCAAAGATTATTAACTGTAACCTGATCTACTCTGAAGCAGAAATGTCAAACTATGTATTTGCTATGTCTAATATTTCCTTGTCGGTAACTacttataaatataaactttttacacACAATCATGTTCATAAAAATATCATATGAACTTATTTAATCTGGCCTTTGATTCAAAAccaatttagaaattaaatcGTAAAAGGttcttcaaataatatttttaccaattaaagtcaaatatatttgtaaatcctatgtatttttttctttcagacaACGCCTTATAAACATTTATGGAGAAGATTTGACAATCATCCCTATGGAAGTCCTAGCAGATGAAGAAGAAGATGTTAAACCCAGCATTCCTCCTCTTCTTACACCTAAAAAGGAACCCATAGAAAAACCTGAGGAGCCTACGGTAaaagaaaaactggaaaaatcaaAACCTGAAAAGACAAAAGCAACCAAAAGACCTGCAGGAAAGAAAGTTCCAAAAAGTGAAAAAGATCCAAATGCTCCCAAAAGACCGGCAAATCCATTCTTTCAATTTTGTCAGGAACAGAGACAGATTTTGATGGAACAGATATCTGCAGAATTGAAACCAGGTGAAGTAGAACCGTCCAAGCAGGAATTGACCAGACAATTAGCATTAAAATGGAATTCATTAGCTGTACCAgataaaaaggtaatttttattatatgtacaTCCCACTTGCTGTGCTGCTTTTTAATTATGTTGCTAAAAAATgcttcaatcaatcaatcagtTCATAGTCAAACAAGCGAAATCAAGTCAATtggtaaaagaattattataattgaGTTTATTTCCCCTTATTATCATTttgtttattctaaatattttaggtgTATGTGGATAGATATGAACGATCCAAAGAGAAATATAATGCACAAATggaagattataaaaaaactaaataaatgagAGTTTTAGATTAGTCTCAAGCTTATGTCCGGAAAAAATTTggttaaatacattatttattaatattagtagaTATGGTAGGTAGTTTACTAAGATGAATGTAAATATGTACAACTGAGATATGTACAAtgtaagatataatttttgtttattagaatcagtgatatgattttatttgtCAACTATTTGATACGCACATAAATAAATCAACTTGTAATATAACACATAGtataagaaaaagtaaaaaataaaaatttaacaatgaAAAACGAGGGATTCGTGAATTccttggttttatttaaatttattgatcaTCATTAATGGTATTAGAACtgtgaatatttaaattatttatactcAAAGTAAAATAAGAGCcacttttgtaattaattattttgtatatttatatttctttctaaaaactattaaaaatataacaacaaaGCAATCAcctcaacaaaaaaattacagttatcaatttttaaagaacctaaaaaaaaacgGGGCATAGATTCAATTAAATTTGCAATTCTCTCCCTTCTGATAAGATGCCACTCTTCCTGAACTAGTTGGTCCAAATTTTGGGGGGCTGGCGATTCCTTATCTTTCTTTTAAGGTGATCCCGAAGATGTTCAATAGGGTTAAGCTCGGGAGAATTTGCTGGCCACTCCAAAACCTCAATATTTTGCTCTTAAAGGAATTCGGTTATTAGCCTGGCAATGTGGGGTCTCGCATTATTGTCGTGCTGTAAAATGAAATCTAGATCTTCCTCGTAAGCAAAAGGCAATATGTAAGGTTGTATAATGTCTTCTAAATGTTGGCGAGCGTTTACATGGCCTCCACGTGGAAACACATGTAAATTGGTTCGTGCGGTTGAACAAATACCGCCCCAGACCAAAATGAACGGTTTCCCTTACATTTTGATCGGCAGATATCGTTCACCTCTTCGTCTCCAAGCTCTCACACGTGCATCATTGTGACTtagtctaaatatttttttttttaatttaatttaacactCATCCGTGGATCCATTGTTCCATGTTCCAATTTAAGTGATTGCGGCAAAAATTCAGTCGTGCTCTTCGGTGCGCTCTGGTTTAATTAATTGTCAAAATTCTTGATGATGTAAGCACAATAGTTACAAGAAACCCCTTTGCGCTCGGTCAACAGGGGTTCGGCAGAAGGGAGGAGGCGGCACACATACATTTCCTTAAAGTGCCACCTGTCCCCTTCA is drawn from Anthonomus grandis grandis chromosome 1, icAntGran1.3, whole genome shotgun sequence and contains these coding sequences:
- the LOC126735855 gene encoding uncharacterized protein LOC126735855 — translated: MSDESENDVDYENSQENDVYYTKYKLLLEECSQLQRSNEILVFRIQEVNKITKRRHKEVQFFKQRLINIYGEDLTIIPMEVLADEEEDVKPSIPPLLTPKKEPIEKPEEPTVKEKLEKSKPEKTKATKRPAGKKVPKSEKDPNAPKRPANPFFQFCQEQRQILMEQISAELKPGEVEPSKQELTRQLALKWNSLAVPDKKVYVDRYERSKEKYNAQMEDYKKTK